A window from Peptococcaceae bacterium encodes these proteins:
- a CDS encoding efflux RND transporter permease subunit — MKLSDASVRRPVAVTMLFLIIILLGAVSVSKLNMDLLPELNLPMALAMTTYEGVGPEEIENLVTRPIESVLGTVNGIKNISSTSSLGRSMVMVEFAWGTDMNFALNQMREKLDLIANVLPSDAGKTTLIKMDPNLMPVVVLGFGGSQDLAVLDKLAADVVKPRLERVEGVASVSVEGGVQREIRVSVVPQRLQAYGLSLDRIVSYLRAENRNTSAGTVEEGQREHVLRVTGEFRDAQEIENLKIPLSTGGYIRLGELARVEDTFKEKRSFVYMDGAPGIQISIQKQTDANTVKVSDAVSKELEEIKKYLPKDAQIKTGFDQAEFIRLSIRNVTRNILAGSVLAVFVLLLFLRNLRSTLIIGTAIPISVIATFILMFFGGLTLNMVSMGGLALGVGMMVDNAIVILENIYRHRREGYSRVEAATRGSGEVGVAIVASTLTSIVVFLPIVYVEGLASQIFRPMALTVSFSLLSSLAVALTLVPMLSSKILKVNHAGKAGENGSPNGSGGGNGRFAFFARLADFWYGMIDSLDAKYRVVLHWAINNKKKVVFLTAGLLAASLALIPAVGMEFMPKQDSGEYTVSIALPNGTALRETQRVTELMVGYIHELPEHEWTFYAVGSGGGMIGSASTTERAFIRGRLVDKSKRQRGIDQILDELRRKCAGIPGARINISAADSSMGGSGAPIEIRLTGDNLEVLRAFSEAVAARIKTVDGVREARASFEEGRPELHIRLNREKADLYGINVAQLSSLVAATVNGSTATKLRSKGEEIDVTVIVDEKYRKNVNDLKILTVPSSTGALIPLGDVADFETTTGPTSISRINQSRRVSVTGDISGRDLKSVITDIQAAIRDMNVPPGIQVIFGGSSMDMMESFRDLGFALILAIILVYMILASQYESLLYPFAIMFALPPTVIGVVFSLLVTGRTFNVPAFIGVIMLAGIVVNNAIVLVDYINTLRRRDGLPRKEAILKAGPTRLRPILMTTLTTILGLVPLVLGLGEGSEMSAPMATAVFGGLSFSTLITLVLVPCMYIILEDAKNKLAGRWRRFRGGKGAASVSAAGGEQR, encoded by the coding sequence ATGAAGCTTTCGGACGCATCGGTAAGAAGACCCGTCGCGGTCACCATGCTGTTTTTAATCATCATCCTGCTGGGCGCGGTATCGGTCAGCAAGCTGAACATGGACCTGCTGCCCGAATTGAACCTGCCCATGGCCTTGGCCATGACCACTTACGAAGGCGTGGGCCCGGAAGAGATCGAAAACCTGGTCACCCGGCCGATCGAAAGCGTGCTGGGCACGGTCAACGGCATCAAAAACATCAGCTCAACCTCCAGCCTGGGCCGCTCCATGGTCATGGTGGAGTTCGCCTGGGGCACGGACATGAACTTCGCCCTCAACCAGATGAGGGAAAAGCTGGACCTTATCGCCAATGTGCTGCCTTCCGATGCGGGCAAGACCACGTTGATCAAGATGGACCCCAATCTGATGCCGGTGGTGGTTTTGGGTTTTGGAGGCAGCCAGGACCTGGCCGTGCTGGATAAGCTGGCCGCCGATGTGGTCAAACCACGCCTGGAACGGGTCGAAGGGGTGGCTTCCGTGTCCGTGGAAGGCGGCGTGCAGAGGGAAATACGCGTGTCTGTCGTTCCCCAGCGTCTTCAGGCTTACGGCCTGAGCCTCGACCGGATCGTATCCTACCTGCGGGCGGAAAACCGCAACACCTCCGCGGGAACGGTGGAGGAAGGCCAGCGAGAGCACGTGCTCCGTGTCACCGGGGAATTTAGAGACGCGCAAGAGATCGAGAACCTCAAGATCCCCCTTTCCACAGGGGGTTATATCAGGCTGGGCGAACTCGCCAGGGTGGAAGACACCTTCAAGGAGAAGAGAAGCTTTGTTTACATGGACGGCGCGCCAGGCATCCAGATATCCATCCAGAAGCAGACGGACGCCAACACCGTAAAAGTGTCGGACGCCGTCTCCAAGGAACTGGAGGAGATCAAAAAGTACCTGCCGAAAGACGCGCAGATCAAAACAGGTTTTGATCAGGCCGAGTTTATCAGGCTCTCCATCCGCAACGTGACGAGGAACATCCTGGCCGGCTCCGTGCTGGCGGTGTTTGTGCTGCTGCTTTTTTTAAGAAACCTCCGCAGCACGCTCATTATCGGCACGGCCATCCCCATTTCCGTCATCGCCACCTTTATCCTCATGTTCTTCGGCGGCCTCACCCTGAACATGGTTTCCATGGGCGGCCTGGCCCTGGGGGTGGGGATGATGGTGGACAACGCCATTGTCATCCTGGAGAACATATACCGCCACCGCCGGGAAGGGTATTCGCGGGTTGAAGCGGCCACCAGGGGCTCAGGGGAGGTAGGGGTCGCCATTGTGGCCTCGACGCTCACTTCAATAGTGGTTTTCCTGCCGATCGTTTATGTCGAAGGCCTGGCTTCCCAGATTTTCCGGCCAATGGCCCTGACGGTGTCCTTTTCGCTCCTTTCCTCGCTGGCGGTGGCCCTTACCCTTGTCCCCATGCTTTCTTCCAAGATTTTAAAGGTCAACCACGCCGGGAAGGCCGGGGAAAACGGGAGCCCAAACGGCAGCGGCGGCGGGAACGGGCGTTTCGCCTTCTTTGCCAGGCTGGCCGACTTCTGGTACGGGATGATCGACAGCCTGGACGCGAAGTACCGCGTCGTCCTGCACTGGGCAATCAATAACAAAAAGAAAGTTGTCTTCCTGACCGCGGGTTTGCTGGCGGCGAGCCTGGCCCTAATTCCCGCGGTGGGCATGGAATTCATGCCCAAGCAGGACAGCGGCGAATACACGGTGAGCATCGCCCTCCCCAACGGCACGGCTTTGCGGGAGACGCAGCGCGTCACCGAACTGATGGTCGGTTACATCCACGAACTGCCGGAACACGAGTGGACCTTCTACGCCGTGGGCAGCGGCGGCGGGATGATCGGTTCCGCCTCCACCACGGAGCGCGCTTTTATCCGCGGCAGGCTGGTCGATAAAAGCAAGCGGCAGCGCGGCATCGACCAGATACTGGACGAACTGCGGCGAAAATGCGCCGGCATTCCTGGCGCCAGGATAAACATCAGCGCTGCGGACAGCAGCATGGGAGGCAGCGGGGCTCCCATCGAGATCAGGCTGACCGGCGACAACCTTGAAGTTCTGCGGGCCTTTTCCGAAGCGGTCGCCGCGCGCATAAAAACGGTGGATGGTGTCCGCGAAGCCAGGGCCAGTTTCGAGGAGGGTCGCCCCGAACTCCACATCAGGCTCAACCGGGAAAAGGCCGACCTTTACGGGATAAACGTCGCCCAGCTTTCCAGCCTGGTCGCCGCAACGGTCAACGGATCCACCGCCACCAAGCTGCGTTCCAAGGGCGAGGAGATCGACGTGACCGTCATCGTCGACGAGAAATACAGGAAAAACGTAAACGACCTGAAAATACTGACCGTGCCTTCTTCCACGGGCGCGCTTATTCCCCTGGGAGACGTGGCCGACTTCGAAACAACCACCGGCCCGACGAGCATCAGCCGGATCAACCAGTCCAGGCGGGTTTCGGTGACCGGGGACATTTCCGGCAGAGACTTAAAGAGCGTCATTACCGACATCCAGGCCGCGATCAGGGATATGAACGTTCCTCCCGGCATCCAGGTAATTTTCGGCGGTTCAAGCATGGACATGATGGAATCATTCCGCGACCTGGGCTTTGCCCTTATCCTGGCGATCATCCTGGTGTACATGATCCTGGCCTCGCAGTACGAGTCTCTGCTCTATCCTTTCGCCATAATGTTCGCCCTTCCTCCCACCGTCATCGGGGTCGTGTTCTCCCTGCTCGTAACCGGGCGGACCTTCAACGTTCCCGCCTTTATCGGGGTCATCATGCTGGCCGGGATCGTCGTCAACAACGCCATAGTCCTCGTCGACTACATCAACACCCTGCGCCGCCGCGACGGGCTGCCGCGCAAGGAGGCCATACTCAAAGCGGGGCCCACCAGGCTCAGGCCGATCCTCATGACAACCCTGACCACCATCCTGGGGCTGGTGCCTCTCGTCCTCGGCCTGGGAGAAGGGTCCGAGATGTCGGCTCCCATGGCTACGGCCGTTTTCGGCGGGCTGTCCTTTTCCACCCTGATCACCCTGGTCCTTGTACCCTGCATGTATATCATCCTGGAAGACGCCAAGAATAAACTGGCCGGCCGGTGGAGAAGGTTCCGCGGGGGCAAGGGCGCCGCGAGTGTTTCCGCTGCCGGGGGTGAACAGCGATGA
- a CDS encoding TetR/AcrR family transcriptional regulator, producing the protein MRESGSPAKQDLILKAAAEVFSTRGFHGARIEEIARQAGVGKGTVYEYFKSKEHLFSETLKAGMEKFNQRLLEETGRHDCAREKLASFALLHILFGKRYRSMARMAMLGTLPLDESFRKRVRQLHAQRLEMIENIVKEGIAGGEIRPVDPFLAANLFYGGVGLIAGPFVELAPAEIERSVERIIDYFFRGIAARDTEFVPPVV; encoded by the coding sequence ATGAGGGAAAGCGGCAGCCCGGCCAAGCAGGATTTGATTCTGAAGGCTGCGGCAGAGGTCTTTTCAACCAGGGGGTTTCACGGCGCCAGGATAGAAGAGATTGCCCGGCAGGCCGGGGTGGGCAAGGGCACCGTTTATGAATACTTCAAGAGCAAGGAACACCTTTTCAGCGAAACGCTGAAGGCGGGAATGGAGAAGTTCAATCAACGACTTTTGGAGGAGACCGGCAGGCACGATTGCGCCAGGGAGAAACTGGCCTCCTTTGCCCTGCTGCACATCCTGTTCGGGAAGCGGTACCGTTCCATGGCCAGGATGGCCATGCTGGGAACGCTGCCGCTCGACGAGTCGTTCCGCAAGCGGGTGCGGCAGCTCCACGCGCAGCGCCTGGAGATGATCGAGAATATTGTAAAAGAGGGCATTGCCGGCGGCGAAATAAGGCCGGTCGATCCCTTCCTGGCGGCCAACCTGTTCTACGGGGGAGTCGGCCTTATCGCCGGCCCCTTTGTCGAACTCGCTCCCGCTGAAATTGAAAGGTCGGTGGAGAGAATAATCGATTATTTTTTCAGGGGAATTGCAGCCCGAGATACAGAATTTGTCCCGCCTGTGGTATAA
- the cls gene encoding cardiolipin synthase, whose amino-acid sequence MKKTGVSVVFLFILTLLIINGLIITTAYKAIFNYFKHVNAPPYLELTTDAITVLLACLVVFTAIVIILERRDPARTLAWLLVLIFLPVLGFVLYMTVGRQIRKRRLTAKKRRLSEFIYPLEESIPESNPDFSKLPASKERLMNLIINTAESPITLYNDVQVLTDGDQIFSAMFEALESAREHIHLETYILRSDEIGSRLMEILLAKARQGVEVRVIYDALGSRELGESYLQSLRQAGIKIEPFFPVRFPILHNRINYRNHRKILVVDGRIGFVGGANIGDEYLGRDPGIGYWRDTHLRISGNAVCFLQRIFLLDWYFITKESLEEKFPCPTGERPGNKIVQIASSGPDTHWESIMQAYYYAIATAEKSVHLSSAYFIPNESILTALKTAALSGVDVKILLPDRTDHQIVFLAAMSYLEELMEAGVEVYLYQKGLMHCKVLTVDGVLSVIGSANMDQRSFRLNFEVNALVYDKETARRLDEDFARDLLDSHALDLESFKERSLPRRVLESAARLLSPLL is encoded by the coding sequence ATGAAGAAAACCGGCGTTTCCGTTGTTTTTCTTTTCATCCTGACCCTCCTGATCATCAACGGGCTGATCATCACCACGGCGTACAAGGCCATTTTCAATTACTTCAAACACGTTAATGCCCCTCCCTACCTGGAGCTGACGACCGATGCCATCACCGTGCTGCTGGCCTGCCTCGTCGTGTTCACCGCCATCGTCATCATCCTGGAAAGAAGGGACCCGGCCCGGACCCTGGCCTGGCTCCTGGTCCTCATTTTCCTGCCCGTGCTGGGTTTCGTCCTGTACATGACCGTGGGCCGGCAAATCAGGAAACGCCGGCTGACCGCAAAAAAAAGAAGGCTGAGTGAATTTATCTATCCCCTGGAGGAAAGTATTCCTGAAAGTAACCCTGATTTCAGCAAGTTGCCCGCTTCCAAGGAAAGACTGATGAACCTGATCATCAACACCGCCGAATCCCCTATTACCCTGTACAACGATGTCCAGGTCCTCACCGACGGTGATCAGATTTTTTCCGCGATGTTTGAAGCCCTGGAATCAGCACGCGAGCATATCCACCTTGAAACTTATATCCTGCGGAGCGACGAAATCGGCAGCCGGCTCATGGAAATCCTGCTGGCAAAAGCACGGCAGGGGGTTGAGGTGCGTGTCATATACGACGCCCTGGGTTCCCGCGAGCTGGGCGAGTCTTACCTGCAGAGCCTGAGACAGGCGGGAATAAAAATAGAACCCTTTTTCCCGGTGCGTTTCCCAATCCTGCACAACAGGATCAATTACCGCAACCACCGTAAGATACTGGTGGTCGACGGGCGGATCGGCTTCGTGGGCGGCGCCAACATCGGCGACGAGTACCTGGGCCGCGACCCGGGCATCGGCTACTGGCGGGACACGCACCTGCGGATCAGCGGGAACGCCGTCTGTTTTCTCCAGCGCATTTTCCTGCTGGATTGGTACTTTATCACCAAAGAGTCGCTGGAAGAGAAATTTCCCTGTCCCACCGGCGAGCGTCCCGGCAACAAAATCGTCCAGATTGCTTCCAGCGGGCCGGACACCCACTGGGAGTCGATCATGCAGGCCTATTACTACGCCATCGCCACCGCCGAAAAATCGGTCCACCTTTCTTCGGCCTATTTCATACCCAATGAAAGCATCCTCACCGCCCTCAAGACGGCGGCCTTGAGCGGGGTGGACGTCAAGATCCTTTTGCCCGACAGAACGGATCACCAGATCGTCTTTCTCGCCGCTATGTCCTACCTGGAAGAGCTGATGGAGGCCGGGGTGGAAGTGTACCTTTACCAGAAGGGCCTGATGCACTGCAAGGTCCTGACGGTGGACGGGGTGCTTTCCGTGATCGGTTCGGCCAACATGGACCAGCGCAGTTTCCGGTTGAACTTTGAGGTGAATGCCCTGGTCTACGACAAGGAAACCGCCCGACGGCTGGACGAGGATTTTGCCCGGGACCTCCTGGATTCACACGCCCTGGACCTGGAAAGCTTCAAGGAGCGGTCGCTGCCGCGGCGCGTGCTGGAATCGGCGGCCAGGCTGCTTTCGCCGCTGTTGTAA
- a CDS encoding copper amine oxidase N-terminal domain-containing protein, giving the protein MRRILLLVLMLMLLPAQGALADIPGDYRVIPGQTYRVLLGERLSSDGLTIHRIYDEYSGLSGRLDYKGSLSYGKIRWNIQEDISLPKPFGSLEEAKKWLQGSDPAKLRLPPNTVVSEEVLNEWSRSGYQATGEYWEFCPKGLVSRDLKADYGVIPKPYLLEGLTGPEDLKINVLVDNKPVVFRQDKPYAADGSVLVPAAVIAEKLGYKTGYAVDGNNIGVVTFEKGPRKVEVSVWWDFAVINGYKTRFEAPTRLSINERVLVPVDLFAFMSSEVNWRFDQVHSSSSMVISIRS; this is encoded by the coding sequence ATGAGAAGAATATTATTGCTGGTCCTTATGCTCATGCTGCTTCCGGCCCAGGGCGCGCTGGCCGATATTCCGGGAGATTACCGGGTCATACCCGGCCAGACTTACCGGGTCCTGCTGGGAGAAAGGCTCAGCTCCGACGGCCTGACCATCCACAGGATCTACGACGAATACAGCGGCCTGTCCGGCCGGCTGGACTATAAGGGCAGCCTGAGCTACGGCAAAATCAGATGGAACATCCAGGAAGACATCAGCCTTCCCAAGCCGTTTGGCTCGCTGGAGGAAGCCAAAAAATGGCTGCAGGGCAGCGACCCCGCCAAACTACGGCTGCCGCCGAACACCGTCGTCAGCGAAGAGGTCCTCAATGAGTGGAGCAGGTCCGGGTACCAGGCAACCGGTGAATACTGGGAATTTTGCCCGAAAGGGCTGGTCAGCCGCGATCTGAAAGCGGACTACGGCGTAATACCCAAGCCGTACCTGCTGGAAGGCCTCACCGGGCCGGAGGACTTGAAAATCAACGTGCTTGTCGACAACAAGCCGGTGGTGTTCAGGCAGGATAAACCCTACGCCGCCGACGGGAGCGTGCTGGTCCCGGCCGCGGTCATCGCCGAAAAACTCGGTTACAAAACAGGTTACGCGGTTGACGGCAACAACATCGGCGTGGTCACCTTTGAAAAAGGGCCAAGGAAAGTGGAGGTTTCGGTCTGGTGGGACTTTGCGGTCATCAACGGCTACAAAACCCGTTTTGAAGCCCCGACGCGGCTGTCCATTAACGAAAGGGTTTTGGTCCCCGTCGACCTGTTCGCTTTTATGTCCTCGGAAGTGAACTGGCGGTTTGATCAGGTCCACTCCAGTTCGTCGATGGTTATTTCGATCCGCTCGTAG
- a CDS encoding nucleotidyltransferase domain-containing protein, with the protein MTINIIKDMIIRKAREVISAREEVLFAYLFGSLSKGTAGKMSDVDIAVFLDQDKHAAAGLFGYQSEFSVELERLLQERVDLVILNSAPLVLRFKIIKDGQLMFCRSESARRAFHERTIREYLDFRPFLRAQNDCLRRRLAEGTFGGGKCGGH; encoded by the coding sequence ATGACCATAAATATAATTAAAGATATGATCATTCGAAAAGCAAGGGAAGTAATATCAGCAAGAGAAGAGGTCCTTTTTGCGTATTTGTTCGGTTCTTTAAGCAAAGGCACAGCCGGGAAAATGAGCGATGTGGATATTGCCGTATTTTTGGACCAAGACAAACATGCAGCAGCGGGTCTTTTCGGCTACCAAAGCGAGTTTTCGGTTGAGCTGGAGCGCCTCTTGCAGGAGCGGGTGGATCTGGTAATATTGAACTCAGCTCCCCTGGTGCTGCGATTCAAGATAATCAAGGATGGTCAACTGATGTTTTGCCGATCGGAAAGCGCCAGGCGAGCATTTCATGAACGGACAATCAGAGAATACCTCGATTTCAGGCCGTTTTTAAGGGCGCAAAATGACTGCCTGCGCAGGCGCCTGGCTGAAGGCACCTTTGGAGGGGGTAAATGTGGCGGACATTGA
- a CDS encoding Na-translocating system protein MpsC family protein, with amino-acid sequence MLLGEFKQEIMRLNNKVNMEIFSQGLRWQKVEIIDDKVFIIANNKRLRGLDALDPVDRLTTKLIDLALILEFKDRFIKTVEEALKVKILAHLKDYDPYTEISFSVTIFEKKVDELIKEIKL; translated from the coding sequence GTGTTACTGGGTGAGTTCAAGCAGGAGATCATGAGGCTGAACAACAAGGTGAACATGGAGATTTTCAGCCAGGGTTTGAGATGGCAGAAGGTCGAAATCATCGACGACAAGGTATTCATTATCGCTAATAACAAGCGCCTCCGGGGGCTTGACGCCTTGGACCCGGTGGACCGCCTGACCACCAAGTTGATCGACCTCGCGCTCATCCTGGAGTTCAAGGACCGCTTCATCAAGACGGTGGAAGAGGCGCTGAAAGTCAAGATTCTGGCTCACCTGAAAGACTACGACCCATATACGGAAATTTCCTTCAGTGTTACAATTTTCGAGAAAAAAGTGGATGAGTTGATAAAAGAAATAAAGTTATAA
- a CDS encoding efflux RND transporter periplasmic adaptor subunit, whose amino-acid sequence MNNRLVVLAALVMAFGLAVSGCGQKPAQQAAGGVKKIPVRVETVKKDTLKKTINLGGLLQPQDQVYLSAKNPSLRVLRVPVRVGDEVAAGTPLVVFDSREIDLQLEQARLNYERNQQLYEAGAVSKSQFEQVKFTYENLLLQKEAAVISSPFAGTVASVEAVEGQLAGAGSLVSVVNSDKLKLQVQVGEANIGRLKKGGEMTVAVPAAGGEYRGLITSIAPQADSRTRAYPVTLEITNEDKALKGGMYGEVQLVVETREDVVVVPQQAILDQGAKKVVYVVENGQARMKEVRVGLTLGDRAEIIEGLQAGEALVVEGQYGLKDGSPVSAETGSERR is encoded by the coding sequence GTGAATAACAGACTGGTAGTTTTGGCGGCGCTCGTTATGGCGTTTGGCCTGGCCGTATCCGGCTGCGGCCAGAAACCGGCCCAGCAGGCCGCTGGTGGCGTAAAAAAAATACCCGTGCGGGTGGAAACGGTGAAGAAGGACACGCTGAAAAAGACTATAAACCTAGGAGGGCTTTTGCAGCCCCAGGACCAGGTTTATTTGAGCGCGAAAAACCCTTCCTTGCGGGTACTGCGTGTGCCTGTCAGGGTGGGAGACGAGGTGGCCGCAGGGACCCCCCTGGTGGTCTTTGATTCGCGCGAGATTGACCTGCAGCTCGAGCAGGCCCGTCTCAACTACGAGCGAAACCAGCAGCTTTACGAGGCGGGAGCGGTTTCAAAGTCCCAGTTTGAGCAGGTTAAATTTACATACGAGAACCTGCTGCTCCAAAAGGAGGCCGCGGTGATTAGCAGTCCCTTCGCGGGGACGGTCGCCAGCGTGGAGGCCGTGGAAGGCCAGCTCGCAGGCGCCGGCTCACTGGTTTCGGTGGTCAACAGCGATAAGCTGAAACTCCAGGTGCAGGTCGGCGAGGCCAATATCGGCAGGCTGAAAAAAGGCGGGGAAATGACGGTCGCGGTGCCGGCTGCCGGCGGGGAATACAGGGGCCTCATCACCTCCATCGCGCCGCAGGCTGACAGCAGGACCAGGGCCTACCCGGTGACCCTGGAGATAACCAACGAAGACAAAGCGCTCAAGGGCGGCATGTACGGCGAAGTCCAGCTGGTCGTGGAGACCAGGGAGGACGTGGTGGTTGTTCCCCAGCAGGCCATCCTTGACCAGGGAGCGAAAAAAGTGGTCTACGTCGTGGAAAACGGCCAGGCCAGGATGAAGGAGGTCAGGGTTGGATTGACCCTGGGAGACAGGGCGGAAATCATCGAGGGGCTGCAGGCCGGGGAAGCGCTGGTCGTTGAGGGACAGTACGGCCTAAAGGACGGCAGCCCCGTTTCGGCCGAGACGGGGAGTGAACGGCGATGA